The genomic window GTTTCAGAATCATTCCCACAAAGCCCGCGGTCATCAGGGGAGCGAGAACGATGGTCAGGGAAAGAACTCCCGCCAGAAGCGCGCCGCCGAAAAGAGTCCAGGGGCTGCGGTTGAAGATGTTCCATCCCCCGCGAAGGGACGCCATGAAGTCCAGTTTCTGCATGATGCTTCCTTTAGTAAAACAGTAGTCCAAAGACCAGGGCGCCGAGAATGACCCATACAGGATCGACTCTCAGGAGGAGAAGGGCAAGAGCCACCACCCCCAAAAGTATCGCGTCCCAGCCCGGGCGAATGCCACGCGAGGACCCAAAAGCCATGAAGAGAAAGATCGCCACGACCACCGGCCTCATGGCACGCAGAATCGCCTCCAGTTTCGGTGCGCCCCGAAACTGGTCCATGAGTTTCGCCAGAACCAGAATGGCAATACTGCTGGGAATCAGCATGGCCAGCGTCGATACCAGTGCGCCGGGAACCCCGGCCACGGTATAGCCACAGTAGAGGCTCATCTTGGTTGCGATCGGACCCGGGAGACCCATGCCCACAGCCACGGCATCGGTGAACTCGGGGCCTGTCATTAGATCCCGGGCAGCCATTTCCTTCTCAATCAGCACCAGCATGGCAGGGCCGGAACCAAAACCGACGGTGCCGATTTTCAGAAAGGCCAGAAAAAGCTTCCAGAGCATCAGGCCTCCTTGCGAATTCTCCCGTGTGAGAACTGCCACAGGAAGAACACCAGAACGGCGAAGGGCAGGAAGGGCCAAGCATGTCCCATGCCCTCCGTCAGGTTCTGCATCCACTGCAGGGCGACATCCAGAAAGCGGAGTCGGGTCGCAATGGCCACCAGAATCATGGCCAGCAATCCCACCATGGCAGCACCCGCAATCAGTCCGCTTGAATAGAGAACCCCGCGCTCCCTGCGAACATTGCGATCATCGCCCTCAAACTTCCTTTCTGTCCACCAACGAATAGATCCACCGAGGAAAACCGGAACAGAAAGTTCAATGGGAAGGTAGAGCCCCACGGCAAAGGCCAGAGAGTTCATGCCCAGCAGTTCCACCACAACTGCCGCAAAACCACCTGCAATCAGAAGATCCCAGGGGACATCGCGACTGATTACGCTGTCGATGATCGTGCGCATCAGATTGGCCTGGGGAGCTTTCAGCGCGCCGCTGACGATGTCAGCCCGAAAGAGGTAGATCACCAGGGCCATCACCAGGGCACTGGTGATCACGCCTACGAACTCCCCGATCTGCTGGTGACGGGGAGTGGCACCCAGCAGAAAACCGGTCTTCAGGTCCTGACTCGTATCGCCCGCAATGGAGGCGGC from Candidatus Krumholzibacteriia bacterium includes these protein-coding regions:
- a CDS encoding chromate transporter codes for the protein MLWKLFLAFLKIGTVGFGSGPAMLVLIEKEMAARDLMTGPEFTDAVAVGMGLPGPIATKMSLYCGYTVAGVPGALVSTLAMLIPSSIAILVLAKLMDQFRGAPKLEAILRAMRPVVVAIFLFMAFGSSRGIRPGWDAILLGVVALALLLLRVDPVWVILGALVFGLLFY